tgccttttttgttcttgttttcgaCAATCATTTGCTTGATTGTCGCGGGAAACTTCCCCCGCCCCCTTTGCGTTCGTTGCCTGTGTCCGCAGTCCGTACCCATTTGGGTGTAAAATACCTCAGCGCAGTCTGTGGTATtttttctagtatattttggtatattttctactagTTGCTACGATTCCTTCCGTCCCGATCCACAAGATGGCACAAAACAAAGTAGACACAGCGTTGACGAAATTCATCGCCGCGACTGATCGTATCAGTCACTTTGCGACGAGAGTCAACAATCTTTCGGCTGATAGCCCATCCCTATATACGTGCCAAGTCCGAAGGGACCAGATGCGTTCCTTATGGGAAAAGGTCGAGAATGAGTATGAGGCTTGCTCTTGCGTCATGTCTGAGGAGATGACCACAGAAGAGCTCCCTACTGTTCAGGCCAAGTACGAGTACTGCTATGCTGCCTACGAGCAGTGTGCAGCTCTGTTAggtgagcaaatagccaacgcaTCCCAGGCGCTCACCCCCCGTACACCCGTACAACCACAAGCTGTGCAATCCATGCCCACAGGGTGTCGATTACCTCCGTGCGACACCGAAGTGTTCGGAGGcgattacactcgctggcccaccTTCCGGGATTTATTCACAGCCCTCTACATCAAGAACCCGAGACTGTCGGcagttgagaaacttttctaTCTCAACTCCAAGACCAGCGGAGAAGCCCATTCAATTGTTTCAAAGTCTCCTTTAACAAATGAAGGGTTTCAGTCAGCGTGGTCCAGCTTGACACAGCGTTTCgagaacaaacggttgctcgtaaacagtcagctgagaatcTTGTTAaatttgcccgccattgggcaagagtcgggtTTCTCTATTCAGGAGATGCAGAGCACCATTCAAGAGTGCCTGACAGCCGTAGAGCACTCGAAAATCGACACAgagaattgggattgcatcctggttttcttgtgttcttcgaggctcCCCAAGTTGACCCTTTCTCTTTGGGAACAGTCAATCCAAAACAAGAGCGATATTCCAACGTGGGTTGATATGAACGCTTTTCTTCTAGAGCGGTATCGCaccctagaagcgatagcggaGGTGTCATCCGGCACGAACGCTCCGACggttccaagagcctcacccAAGAAGGCCCCCGTCTCCAGGCAGGTCAACTCTTTTGAGAGTAGGGACACCATTAAGACCCAGACCTGCAATTTCTGTTCCCGGGAGAACCATCCGATTCGATTGTGCCCTCGATTTCTCCAGATGGGTGTCAATGAAAGGGTCAACCATATCAAGCGACAGAAGCTTTGCTTGAACTGTTTCGCACGAGGCCATGTCCTGGCCGACTGCACAAGTGCGCACAGCTGTTTTACGtgcaagggtcgtcatcatacactCTTGCATCGAGTCAACCCGACGCCGACAGTCACTAATCCCACTCCTAATATACAGTCCACTCCTTCCCAGTCAGCTAATGTGCAATCATTCctggcagttaacacacaaggtgttctgctGAGTACAGCTGTTGTACACATTTGCCATCACGGCGTTCGGCACACAGCACGGGCTCTGATCGATTCCGGATCAGAGGCTACCTTCATTTCTGAACGattgttcaagcgcttgaggatgccATACACATCCGTTCAAGCCTACGTCTCTGGGCTGACTCAAGTTGTAGCAGCCCAGCCCCGAAAGCATTGCCAATTCCTAATTGGCTCCCC
This window of the Drosophila nasuta strain 15112-1781.00 unplaced genomic scaffold, ASM2355853v1 ctg17_pilon, whole genome shotgun sequence genome carries:
- the LOC132797712 gene encoding uncharacterized protein LOC132797712 codes for the protein MSEEMTTEELPTVQAKYEYCYAAYEQCAALLGCRLPPCDTEVFGGDYTRWPTFRDLFTALYIKNPRLSAVEKLFYLNSKTSGEAHSIVSKSPLTNEGFQSAWSSLTQRFENKRLLVNSQLRILLNLPAIGQESGFSIQEMQSTIQECLTAVEHSKIDTENWDCILVFLCSSRLPKLTLSLWEQSIQNKSDIPTWVDMNAFLLERYRTLEAIAEVSSGTNAPTVPRASPKKAPVSRQVNSFESRDTIKTQTCNFCSRENHPIRLCPRFLQMGVNERVNHIKRQKLCLNCFARGHVLADCTSAHSCFTCKGRHHTLLHRVNPTPTVTNPTPNIQSTPSQSANVQSFLAVNTQGVLLSTAVVHICHHGVRHTARALIDSGSEATFISERLFKRLRMPYTSVQAYVSGLTQVVAAQPRKHCQFLIGSPLRPDLQIEASAFVLPQLAGKLPSSSVPQTILDNLPSIPLADPKFYESSQIDVLLGADILPSVLLGGSRPNVCGTLIGQETIFGWILTGPVSGSTSNSISSLSTRLSVDRTPTIARLSVERSRTETQSSSAPMAPVTRVGSPCLRHNLAPAQEPTRPPGTLREEPPRTSRVHVSQAGIHPAGIHRPTHPRTRPVPSSRRRHFPVQRSEHTPHRGELDPCCPVSRISESLPGALGLSITRMGAKGVCTASLRSKTHPLYLS